In Cryptosporangium phraense, a genomic segment contains:
- a CDS encoding PAS domain-containing sensor histidine kinase, with amino-acid sequence MDPATPVVRLAVLPLDPDGRISAFPRGAAELLGFPSSTAMGTPLGELIVPQRLQGSEGLAALFEACAETGEAHGTRSIRRADGSEFLGELVITALPGGGYTAVVSPVVPSADAPALEDRRQSEWFHRALIARSPVVKLVFDPDGQWRWSSPAAIRLLGPGRPMPDVVAALVHPEDLERVRSLFATALTAPTAEPEAVEVRLRPPGEDDWRVFALTVQNLVDEPAVEGVVIYAIDVTRAVDAERREQLHSARIETLISALRVGILVEDTDRRAVLANEALPRLVGSDVSADELIGRHTSDLLPPDELFADPVAARAESLKLLAQGKPATGAEFALTNGRVVVRDYAPIHADGSVAGHLWVLRDVTDQATIRRGLEERNRALAEVATLKTEFVAAASHELRTPLTSIATFSQMLCEEPDSPADQRQIALDAIARNADRTLKIVDDLLTLAGLEAGTLPLTLRAVHLPDVVGEAVDAFGGAAVRAGVTVEMSANVTGPMLRVDPPRLRQAVDALLSIVATAHAGSRIDVRVTFAAAQWTIRVGAPSALAEGDHLFTTGDRGAGNALSFLISRAIVSRHGGQLATPRTGQTDAFAITLPVRPHLADGDAL; translated from the coding sequence ATGGACCCGGCTACGCCGGTAGTACGCCTCGCCGTCCTGCCTCTGGATCCGGACGGCCGGATCTCCGCGTTCCCGCGCGGGGCCGCCGAGCTGCTCGGGTTCCCGTCCTCGACCGCAATGGGGACGCCACTGGGCGAGCTGATCGTGCCCCAGCGGCTGCAGGGCTCCGAGGGGCTGGCCGCGCTGTTCGAGGCCTGCGCCGAGACCGGGGAGGCGCACGGGACGCGGTCGATCCGGCGCGCCGACGGCAGCGAGTTCCTGGGCGAGCTGGTGATCACCGCGCTGCCCGGCGGCGGCTACACCGCGGTCGTCAGCCCGGTGGTCCCGTCGGCCGACGCGCCCGCGCTGGAGGACCGGCGCCAGTCCGAGTGGTTCCACCGCGCGCTGATCGCGCGCTCGCCCGTCGTCAAACTCGTGTTCGACCCGGACGGGCAGTGGCGCTGGTCGTCCCCGGCCGCGATCCGGCTGCTCGGCCCCGGCCGGCCGATGCCGGACGTCGTCGCCGCGCTGGTGCACCCGGAGGACCTGGAACGAGTGCGGTCGCTGTTCGCGACCGCGCTGACCGCGCCGACGGCGGAGCCGGAGGCGGTCGAGGTCCGGTTGCGGCCCCCGGGGGAGGACGACTGGCGCGTGTTCGCGCTCACCGTCCAGAACCTGGTCGACGAACCCGCCGTCGAGGGCGTCGTCATCTACGCGATCGACGTCACCCGAGCGGTCGACGCGGAGCGGCGCGAACAGTTGCACAGCGCGCGCATCGAGACGCTGATCTCCGCGCTCCGGGTCGGGATCCTGGTCGAGGACACCGACCGGCGGGCCGTCCTGGCGAACGAGGCGCTGCCCCGGCTGGTCGGCTCGGACGTCTCGGCCGACGAGCTCATCGGGCGGCACACGTCCGACCTGCTGCCGCCGGACGAGCTGTTCGCCGATCCGGTCGCGGCCCGGGCCGAGAGTCTGAAGCTCCTGGCCCAGGGCAAACCGGCCACCGGGGCCGAGTTCGCGCTCACCAACGGCCGGGTGGTCGTGCGCGACTACGCCCCGATCCACGCCGACGGCTCGGTCGCCGGCCACCTGTGGGTGCTGCGTGACGTCACCGACCAGGCGACGATCCGGCGCGGCCTGGAGGAGCGCAACCGGGCGCTGGCCGAGGTGGCCACGCTCAAGACCGAGTTCGTCGCAGCCGCGTCGCACGAGCTCCGGACGCCGCTGACCTCGATCGCGACGTTCAGCCAGATGCTGTGCGAGGAGCCCGACTCCCCTGCCGACCAGCGGCAGATCGCCCTCGACGCGATCGCCCGCAACGCCGACCGGACGCTGAAGATCGTCGACGACCTGCTCACGCTGGCCGGGCTGGAGGCCGGGACGCTGCCGCTCACGCTGCGGGCCGTGCACCTCCCCGACGTCGTCGGCGAGGCGGTGGACGCGTTCGGGGGCGCGGCCGTGCGGGCCGGCGTCACCGTGGAGATGTCCGCCAACGTCACCGGCCCGATGCTCCGGGTCGACCCGCCCCGGCTGCGTCAGGCGGTCGACGCGCTGCTCTCGATCGTCGCGACCGCCCACGCCGGGAGCCGGATCGACGTCCGGGTCACGTTCGCGGCCGCCCAGTGGACGATCCGGGTCGGGGCGCCGTCCGCGCTCGCCGAGGGCGACCACCTGTTCACGACCGGGGACCGGGGCGCCGGCAACGCGCTGTCGTTCCTGATCTCCCGGGCGATCGTGTCCCGGCACGGCGGCCAGCTGGCGACGCCCCGCACCGGCCAGACGGACGCGTTCGCGATCACGCTGCCGGTCCGGCCGCACCTGGCCGATGGCGACGCCCTTTAA
- a CDS encoding PAS domain-containing sensor histidine kinase: protein MAEVTNGGVAAGGAVTVGRAARAAADAPRPRTDRPELFRAVVEAARAAVAIVYPDGSWTALGDTFTRGLGHQANLPERVRLLSLIHPGDRRAVLEAFLAARSGREPAQSIPVRVRTAGGGWIELATTVRSRVHDPDVGGIVYYGVEVGRARDAERALHETHAGLARLIETLTVGILLVDADGRVAVANRALLELFDVPGPPSRYAGSDARALLRRMAGAMRAPDRVADRLDRLLVEPWTALDTDLMLVGGRVVEIDVVPVAGGGALLHAWDVTTRANAQHSLEERNEALSALVAAKNEFVASVSHELRSPLTSVVTFSNLLAQPDWGELDDEQVQFIEVIQRNADRLLRLIEDLLLLSRLEARTLQFVPSRIILPDLVRAAVAERAPIAQAADVTLKAEATGDDVMSGDELRINQVLGNLIGNALKFTPPGGSVTVRCHPAADGWRLSVTDTGIGIPAEDVDRIFEAFHRASNVEKHSHPGTGLGLVISKAIVERHGGLMEITSELGRGTTVTVWLPQRRVGDREGDR from the coding sequence GTGGCCGAGGTCACGAACGGTGGGGTTGCGGCCGGCGGCGCCGTGACCGTGGGAAGAGCGGCCCGCGCGGCCGCCGATGCCCCGCGCCCGCGCACCGACCGCCCCGAGCTGTTCCGGGCCGTCGTGGAGGCGGCCCGGGCCGCGGTGGCCATCGTCTATCCGGACGGGTCCTGGACGGCGCTCGGCGACACGTTCACCCGTGGCCTCGGGCACCAGGCGAACCTGCCCGAGCGGGTGCGGCTGCTCTCGCTGATCCATCCGGGCGACCGCCGGGCCGTGCTGGAGGCGTTCCTGGCCGCCCGGTCCGGACGGGAACCCGCCCAGTCGATCCCGGTGCGCGTCCGCACGGCCGGCGGGGGCTGGATCGAGCTCGCGACGACCGTCCGCAGCCGCGTCCACGACCCCGACGTCGGCGGGATCGTCTACTACGGGGTCGAGGTCGGCCGGGCGCGCGACGCGGAGCGCGCGCTGCACGAGACGCACGCCGGGCTCGCCCGGCTGATCGAGACGCTGACCGTCGGCATCCTGCTGGTCGACGCGGACGGACGGGTCGCGGTGGCGAACCGGGCGCTGCTCGAGCTGTTCGACGTGCCCGGGCCGCCGAGCCGCTACGCGGGCAGCGACGCGCGGGCGCTGCTGCGCCGGATGGCCGGCGCGATGCGGGCGCCCGACCGGGTCGCCGACCGCCTGGACCGGCTGCTGGTCGAGCCCTGGACCGCGCTCGACACCGACCTGATGCTCGTCGGCGGCCGGGTGGTGGAGATCGACGTGGTGCCGGTCGCGGGCGGCGGCGCGCTGCTGCACGCCTGGGACGTCACCACCCGGGCGAACGCCCAGCACAGCCTGGAGGAGCGGAACGAGGCGCTGTCCGCGCTGGTCGCGGCCAAGAACGAGTTCGTCGCGAGCGTGTCGCACGAGCTGCGCAGCCCGCTGACGTCGGTCGTGACGTTCAGCAACCTGCTGGCCCAGCCCGACTGGGGCGAACTCGACGACGAGCAGGTCCAGTTCATCGAGGTGATCCAGCGCAACGCCGATCGCCTGCTGCGGCTGATCGAGGATCTGCTCCTGCTCTCCCGGCTCGAGGCGCGGACGCTGCAGTTCGTCCCCAGCCGGATCATCCTCCCCGACCTGGTGCGCGCGGCCGTGGCCGAGCGCGCGCCGATCGCGCAAGCCGCCGACGTCACGCTGAAGGCCGAGGCCACCGGCGACGACGTGATGTCGGGCGACGAGCTACGGATCAACCAAGTGCTCGGAAACCTGATCGGGAACGCGCTGAAGTTCACGCCGCCCGGCGGAAGTGTGACCGTGCGCTGCCATCCGGCCGCCGACGGCTGGCGACTCTCGGTGACCGACACCGGCATCGGGATCCCGGCCGAGGACGTGGACCGGATCTTCGAGGCGTTCCATCGGGCCTCGAACGTCGAGAAGCACAGCCATCCCGGCACCGGCCTCGGACTGGTGATCAGCAAAGCGATCGTCGAGCGCCACGGGGGACTGATGGAGATCACGAGCGAGCTCGGCAGGGGGACGACGGTAACCGTGTGGTTGCCGCAACGCCGGGTCGGTGACCGGGAGGGGGACCGGTGA
- a CDS encoding response regulator transcription factor, with translation MSKLLVVEDNPDIALGLKLLFERAGHNVEHAQDGREGLRLVHKVRPDLVVLDIGLPIMDGWQVLERVRDISDVPVLLLTAHGQERDKVRGLHGGADDYLTKPFTNGELLARVTALLRRSSAPDWSEEIYDDGRLQLDPVRRSVTVDGESVHLTPIEFRLLNTLARHKGAVLSPSQLLSQVWDDPTGIGAERVKFAVLRLRRRLGWSDPSDSPIESVRGVGYRYRPPA, from the coding sequence GTGAGCAAATTGCTGGTTGTCGAGGACAATCCGGATATTGCGCTGGGGCTCAAGCTGCTGTTCGAGCGGGCCGGGCACAACGTCGAACACGCCCAGGACGGCCGGGAAGGGCTGCGCCTGGTGCACAAGGTGCGTCCTGACTTGGTCGTTCTCGACATCGGGCTGCCGATCATGGACGGCTGGCAGGTGCTCGAGCGGGTCCGTGACATCTCGGACGTGCCGGTGCTGCTGCTGACCGCGCACGGCCAGGAGCGCGACAAGGTGCGTGGCCTGCACGGGGGTGCGGACGACTACCTGACCAAGCCGTTCACGAACGGCGAGCTGCTGGCCCGGGTGACCGCGCTGCTGCGGAGGTCGTCGGCGCCGGACTGGTCGGAGGAGATCTACGACGACGGCCGGCTGCAGCTGGACCCGGTGCGGCGGTCGGTGACGGTGGACGGGGAGTCGGTGCATCTGACGCCGATCGAGTTCCGGCTGTTGAACACGCTGGCCAGGCACAAAGGGGCGGTGTTGTCGCCGTCGCAGTTGTTGTCGCAGGTGTGGGACGACCCGACCGGGATCGGGGCCGAGCGCGTGAAGTTCGCGGTGCTGCGGTTGCGGCGGCGACTCGGCTGGAGCGACCCGTCCGACTCCCCGATCGAGTCCGTCCGAGGAGTCGGCTACCGCTACCGCCCCCCGGCCTGA
- a CDS encoding Uma2 family endonuclease yields MSVSEWMAATAGDLEWVEVSDGKFVVKRLGGNPHHIVACELRNEFLRQWPESVAAAPGHWALRAFGEDHVSIARIPDVLVNGPAVRSTSIFAGTPDAVVEVWSPTNTLAEMNVKRREYRDAGAAVFLEAFLTDTFDVHLQWYVLDQGQWVLQAAAEGARELRVEGPRPFTVVPNSLLR; encoded by the coding sequence GTGTCCGTCTCCGAGTGGATGGCGGCCACCGCGGGCGACCTGGAGTGGGTCGAAGTCAGCGATGGGAAGTTCGTGGTCAAGCGTCTGGGAGGCAACCCGCACCACATCGTCGCTTGCGAGTTGAGGAACGAATTTCTTCGGCAGTGGCCGGAGTCGGTCGCGGCCGCGCCGGGCCACTGGGCGTTGCGAGCGTTCGGCGAGGACCACGTGTCGATCGCGCGCATACCGGATGTCCTGGTCAACGGTCCGGCTGTGCGGAGCACGTCGATCTTCGCGGGAACGCCCGATGCCGTGGTCGAAGTCTGGTCCCCGACCAACACGCTGGCCGAGATGAACGTCAAGCGACGCGAATACCGCGACGCCGGAGCGGCCGTGTTTCTGGAGGCGTTTTTAACCGACACCTTCGACGTCCACCTTCAGTGGTACGTGCTCGACCAAGGCCAGTGGGTGCTGCAGGCGGCCGCCGAAGGGGCGCGGGAACTCCGAGTGGAGGGCCCACGGCCATTCACCGTCGTGCCGAACTCCTTGCTGCGCTGA
- a CDS encoding DUF885 domain-containing protein, with the protein MTREFRGTAEAVVDDLLAGDPVAAHYAGDHRTDHVLPDYSSSGVADRVRRLREDADALAELDVDDLGPEDAVDAQLLSSAVDQQLFALTELREHEWNPLLHNPGALLDGLLTRNFAPPAERLAALTDRLRAIPDALATAEEILRDCPRIHVETALGQLEGTAALVSNDVPRLAESTGGDVTAPVATALAAIDRHRAWLTDHLDTASGDPRLGRRRWEAKLWHELDSELTASALLTAAEQHLTEISEQIRATAKELTGSDDVRAALDALAADRPNDATVVGQAATDLGTAIAFVKAHDLLTLPEDECQVIEMPEFARGVAIAYCDAPGPLETANVPTFYAIAPTPEDWSDDRRDSFYREYNDHMLLNLTVHEAVPGHFAQLAHARRFRASTRARALCMSGSFVEGWAVYAEELMADTGFGGAKVRMQQLKMQLRMTINALLDQLVHAEDLTEADAMALMIDKGYQEEREAAGKWRRALLTSAQLSTYFVGYTEMSAIAAARPAGVGPKAWHDRMLAHGSPSPRHLRALLGL; encoded by the coding sequence ATGACTCGTGAGTTTCGTGGCACGGCCGAAGCTGTCGTCGACGATCTGTTGGCGGGGGATCCCGTCGCGGCGCACTACGCCGGAGATCACCGGACCGACCACGTCCTCCCCGACTACTCCTCCAGCGGCGTGGCCGACCGCGTCCGGCGGCTGCGCGAAGACGCCGACGCGCTCGCCGAGCTCGACGTCGACGACCTCGGACCCGAAGACGCCGTCGACGCGCAGCTACTTTCCTCGGCCGTCGACCAGCAACTGTTCGCCCTCACCGAGCTGCGCGAACACGAGTGGAACCCGCTCCTGCACAACCCCGGCGCACTCCTCGACGGGCTGCTCACCCGCAACTTCGCCCCGCCGGCCGAGCGACTGGCCGCGCTGACCGACCGCCTCCGCGCGATCCCGGACGCGCTGGCCACCGCCGAAGAGATCCTCCGCGACTGCCCCCGGATCCACGTCGAGACCGCCCTCGGCCAGCTCGAGGGCACCGCGGCCCTGGTCAGCAACGACGTCCCCCGGCTCGCGGAGTCGACCGGCGGCGACGTCACCGCTCCGGTCGCGACCGCGCTGGCCGCGATCGACCGGCACCGGGCCTGGCTCACCGACCACCTCGACACGGCGTCCGGCGATCCCCGGCTCGGCCGGCGCCGCTGGGAGGCCAAGCTCTGGCACGAGCTCGACTCCGAGCTCACCGCGAGCGCGCTGCTCACCGCGGCCGAGCAGCACCTCACCGAGATCAGCGAGCAGATCCGCGCCACCGCCAAGGAGCTCACCGGCTCCGACGACGTGCGCGCCGCCCTCGACGCGCTGGCCGCCGATCGTCCGAACGACGCGACCGTGGTCGGACAGGCGGCCACCGACCTGGGCACCGCGATCGCGTTCGTCAAGGCGCACGACCTGCTGACGCTGCCGGAAGACGAGTGCCAGGTCATCGAGATGCCGGAGTTCGCCCGCGGGGTGGCGATCGCCTACTGCGACGCCCCCGGCCCGCTGGAGACCGCGAACGTCCCGACGTTCTACGCGATCGCCCCGACGCCGGAAGACTGGTCGGACGACCGGCGCGACTCGTTCTACCGCGAGTACAACGACCACATGCTGCTGAACCTGACCGTCCACGAGGCCGTCCCCGGTCACTTCGCGCAGCTCGCCCACGCCCGACGGTTCCGGGCCTCGACCCGGGCCCGGGCGCTGTGCATGTCCGGCTCGTTCGTCGAGGGCTGGGCCGTCTACGCCGAAGAGCTCATGGCCGACACCGGGTTCGGCGGCGCGAAAGTCCGCATGCAGCAGCTCAAGATGCAGCTGCGGATGACGATCAACGCCCTGCTCGACCAGCTCGTCCACGCGGAAGACCTCACCGAGGCCGACGCGATGGCGCTGATGATCGACAAGGGCTACCAGGAGGAGCGGGAGGCGGCCGGGAAGTGGCGCCGGGCGCTGCTGACGTCCGCGCAGCTCTCGACCTACTTCGTCGGATACACCGAGATGAGCGCGATCGCCGCGGCCCGTCCGGCCGGCGTCGGACCGAAGGCCTGGCACGACCGCATGCTCGCCCACGGCTCCCCGTCCCCGCGGCACCTCCGCGCGCTACTCGGGCTGTGA
- the eno gene encoding phosphopyruvate hydratase, giving the protein MATIEAVAAREILDSRGNPTVEVEVILDDDTVARAAVPSGASTGAYEAVELRDGGERYLGKGVEKAVQAVEDEIGPELLGYDATEQRLVDQAMIDLDGTDNKGRLGANAILGVSLAVAKAAADSASLPLFRYLGGPNAHTLPVPMLNILNGGAHADSNVDIQEFMIAPIGAGSFKEALRWGAETYHALKSVLKAQGLSTGLGDEGGFAPSLSSNRAALDLIATAIDKAGYQLGTDIVLALDVAATEFFSDGAYAFEGAKKTSAEMADYYTELVDNYPIVSIEDGLSEDDWDGWKALTAGLGQRVQLVGDDLYVTNPERLARGIAEKAGNALLVKVNQIGTLTETFDAVSLAHRAGFKCMLSHRSGETEDTTIADLAVATDAGQIKTGAPARSERIAKYNQLLRIEEELDDAAIYAGASAFPRYSA; this is encoded by the coding sequence GTGGCCACGATCGAGGCCGTCGCCGCCCGCGAGATTCTCGACTCGCGCGGTAACCCCACCGTCGAGGTCGAGGTCATCCTCGACGACGACACGGTCGCCCGCGCGGCCGTCCCGAGCGGTGCCTCTACCGGCGCCTACGAAGCCGTCGAGCTCCGCGACGGCGGCGAGCGTTACCTGGGCAAGGGCGTCGAGAAGGCCGTGCAGGCCGTCGAAGACGAGATCGGCCCCGAGCTGCTGGGCTACGACGCCACCGAGCAGCGCCTGGTCGACCAGGCGATGATCGACCTGGACGGCACCGACAACAAGGGCCGCCTGGGCGCCAACGCGATCCTGGGCGTCTCGCTCGCGGTCGCCAAGGCCGCCGCCGACTCGGCCTCGCTGCCGCTGTTCCGCTACCTCGGTGGCCCGAACGCGCACACGCTGCCCGTCCCGATGCTGAACATCCTGAACGGCGGCGCGCACGCCGACTCGAACGTCGACATCCAGGAGTTCATGATCGCGCCGATCGGCGCGGGCTCCTTCAAGGAGGCGCTGCGCTGGGGTGCGGAGACGTACCACGCGCTGAAGAGCGTCCTGAAGGCGCAGGGGCTCTCGACCGGCCTCGGCGACGAGGGCGGCTTCGCGCCGAGCCTCTCCAGCAACCGGGCCGCGCTCGACCTGATCGCGACCGCGATCGACAAGGCCGGCTACCAGCTCGGCACCGACATCGTGCTCGCGCTCGACGTCGCCGCGACCGAGTTCTTCAGCGACGGCGCCTACGCGTTCGAGGGCGCCAAGAAGACGTCGGCCGAGATGGCCGACTACTACACCGAGCTGGTCGACAACTACCCGATCGTCTCGATCGAAGATGGCCTCTCCGAGGACGACTGGGACGGCTGGAAGGCCCTCACCGCCGGCCTGGGCCAGCGCGTTCAGCTGGTCGGCGACGACCTGTACGTCACCAACCCGGAGCGGCTGGCCCGCGGTATCGCGGAGAAGGCCGGAAACGCGCTGCTGGTGAAGGTCAACCAGATCGGCACGCTCACCGAGACGTTCGACGCGGTGTCGCTCGCGCACCGGGCCGGCTTCAAGTGCATGCTGAGCCACCGCTCGGGCGAGACCGAAGACACCACGATCGCCGACCTGGCCGTCGCCACCGACGCCGGCCAGATCAAGACCGGTGCCCCGGCCCGCTCCGAGCGCATCGCCAAGTACAACCAGCTGCTCCGCATCGAGGAGGAGCTGGACGACGCGGCGATCTACGCCGGTGCGAGCGCCTTCCCGCGGTACTCCGCGTAG
- a CDS encoding FtsB family cell division protein, whose translation MATPRRTPSGQRPSRAGGNRRPSTSSAARSAARSSPIRGAGPRGTTPHGGRVTGRVPGKQRDYPVSSLPAQRRGAGRSPGAGSREGRRPGVRRTAASATAAIDGRRFVRRGEGRFTGRAAVLAILFAVLVLTLAYPVQQYLAQRSQIAEAERAQARQSERIAALRSDLEAWNDPEYVRGQASSRLQLVQPGEKRYIVQDPSRAGETRAPETTPSSGSPVNDPRSWYGRLWDSVEEADKP comes from the coding sequence ATGGCTACTCCGCGCCGCACTCCGAGCGGCCAGCGACCGTCCCGGGCCGGGGGAAACCGCCGCCCGTCGACGTCGTCGGCGGCCCGGAGCGCGGCGCGCTCGTCCCCCATCCGTGGAGCGGGACCCCGGGGTACGACCCCGCACGGCGGACGGGTCACCGGCCGGGTGCCGGGCAAGCAGCGGGACTACCCGGTCTCGTCGCTGCCGGCCCAGCGCCGGGGCGCGGGACGCAGTCCGGGCGCCGGTAGCCGCGAAGGGCGCCGACCGGGCGTCCGGCGCACCGCGGCCTCGGCGACCGCGGCGATCGACGGTCGCCGGTTCGTCCGCCGTGGCGAGGGCCGGTTCACCGGACGCGCGGCCGTGCTGGCGATCCTGTTCGCGGTGCTGGTGCTCACGCTGGCCTACCCGGTGCAGCAGTACCTGGCCCAGCGGTCCCAGATAGCCGAGGCCGAGCGCGCCCAGGCCCGTCAGTCCGAGCGGATCGCGGCCCTGCGCAGCGACCTCGAAGCGTGGAACGACCCCGAGTACGTACGGGGCCAGGCGAGTTCGCGTCTGCAGCTCGTCCAGCCCGGAGAGAAGCGGTACATCGTGCAGGACCCGTCGCGCGCCGGTGAGACCCGGGCGCCGGAAACCACCCCGTCCAGCGGCTCGCCGGTCAACGACCCGCGCTCCTGGTACGGGCGCCTCTGGGACAGCGTCGAAGAGGCCGACAAGCCGTGA
- a CDS encoding DUF501 domain-containing protein: protein MSLAATDEETVAAQLGRVPRGAIGVAHRCPCGAPDVVETAPRLPDGTPFPTTFYLTCPRLAGLLSTQESSGLMREMSERLEVDPELAERYAAAHRDYLERRRALGEVPEIDGVSAGGMPTRVKCLHALAGHALAAGPGVNPLGDEAVEAVGDWWERNPCQH, encoded by the coding sequence GTGAGCCTGGCCGCCACCGACGAAGAGACCGTCGCCGCGCAGCTCGGCCGCGTCCCGCGTGGAGCGATCGGCGTCGCGCACCGGTGCCCGTGCGGCGCGCCCGACGTCGTCGAGACCGCGCCCCGGCTCCCCGACGGCACGCCGTTCCCGACCACGTTCTACCTGACCTGCCCGCGGCTGGCCGGCCTGCTGTCCACTCAGGAGTCGAGCGGGCTGATGCGGGAGATGTCCGAACGCCTGGAAGTGGATCCCGAGCTCGCCGAGCGGTACGCCGCGGCCCACCGGGATTACCTGGAGCGCCGGCGCGCGCTGGGTGAGGTCCCCGAGATCGACGGCGTCAGCGCCGGTGGGATGCCGACCCGGGTCAAATGCCTGCACGCACTGGCCGGCCATGCGTTGGCGGCCGGCCCCGGCGTCAACCCGTTGGGTGACGAGGCCGTCGAGGCGGTCGGCGACTGGTGGGAGCGTAACCCTTGTCAGCACTGA
- a CDS encoding Ppx/GppA phosphatase family protein — translation MRVAAIDCGTNSIRLLVADLPSGDAPLVDVVREMTIVRLGQGVDRTGRLAPEAIERTRVALASYASTITDLGAERVRMVATSASRDASNADDFRAMVLQTLGSEPEVITGDEEARLSFDGAVRGLRSGEPPYLVVDIGGGSTEFVLGSAGVDAARSVDIGCVRLTERHLHSDPPTADEIAAAEKDIVAAVALARETVPVERAGTLVGLAGSVTTVTALALGLTGYDPAAIHHARITRDQVAAVTDRLLGETREQRAAYPVMHPGRVDVIGAGALVLRVIMDEVGASSVVASEHDILDGIAWSLL, via the coding sequence CTGAGGGTCGCCGCGATCGACTGTGGGACGAACTCCATCCGTCTGCTGGTGGCTGATCTTCCTTCGGGGGACGCTCCGCTGGTCGACGTCGTCCGCGAGATGACGATCGTCCGCCTGGGGCAGGGCGTCGACCGGACCGGCCGTCTGGCGCCGGAAGCGATCGAACGGACGCGGGTCGCGCTGGCGTCGTACGCGTCGACCATCACGGACCTCGGGGCCGAGCGGGTGCGGATGGTGGCGACCAGCGCCAGTCGCGACGCGTCGAACGCCGACGACTTCCGCGCGATGGTGCTGCAGACGCTGGGGTCGGAGCCCGAGGTCATCACCGGCGACGAGGAGGCCAGGCTCTCGTTCGACGGCGCGGTCCGCGGGCTGCGGAGCGGCGAACCGCCGTACCTGGTCGTCGACATCGGCGGGGGCTCCACCGAGTTCGTCCTCGGGTCGGCCGGGGTGGACGCGGCGCGGTCGGTGGACATCGGTTGCGTCCGGCTCACCGAGCGCCACCTGCACAGCGACCCGCCCACCGCCGACGAGATCGCCGCGGCCGAGAAGGACATCGTCGCGGCGGTGGCGCTCGCCCGGGAGACCGTGCCGGTCGAGCGGGCCGGGACGCTGGTCGGGCTGGCCGGGTCGGTCACGACCGTCACCGCGCTCGCGCTCGGGCTGACCGGGTACGACCCGGCGGCGATCCACCACGCGCGCATCACCCGCGACCAGGTCGCCGCGGTGACCGACCGGTTGCTGGGCGAGACCCGCGAGCAGCGGGCGGCCTACCCGGTGATGCACCCGGGCCGGGTGGACGTGATCGGGGCCGGTGCGCTGGTGCTGCGGGTGATCATGGACGAGGTCGGGGCGTCGTCGGTCGTCGCGTCGGAGCACGACATTCTTGACGGAATCGCCTGGTCGCTGCTTTAG
- a CDS encoding helix-turn-helix domain-containing protein encodes MHAPTAATELVLSICSAGGPELVVLGPRTRALYYSPNAAPLAPRVRLTAGQARAVLRVPVTALADRVVPLSELRHPDAEQLAMRWFEAPDEPGRILGPHLAGADRETRWIDAAAALLTDRPVAVAADSLGVSERHLRNRFSAAVGVSPKHFARIQRVRRVLGEIGSAPIAQVAAQAGFYDQSHLGREFRQLMGVTPGAFAAGRTPAPQPCATTKGA; translated from the coding sequence ATGCACGCGCCCACGGCGGCCACCGAGTTGGTGCTGTCGATCTGTTCCGCCGGTGGTCCGGAGCTGGTCGTGCTGGGGCCGCGCACCCGCGCGCTCTACTACTCGCCGAACGCGGCGCCGCTGGCTCCGCGGGTCCGGCTCACGGCCGGTCAGGCGCGCGCTGTGCTGCGGGTTCCGGTGACCGCGCTCGCCGATCGGGTGGTTCCGCTCTCCGAACTGCGCCATCCGGACGCCGAGCAGCTGGCGATGCGGTGGTTCGAGGCGCCGGACGAACCGGGCCGGATTCTCGGGCCCCATCTGGCCGGAGCCGATCGCGAGACGCGGTGGATCGACGCGGCCGCGGCGCTGCTGACCGACCGCCCGGTGGCCGTGGCGGCCGACTCGCTCGGGGTGTCCGAGCGGCACCTGCGTAACCGCTTCTCCGCCGCGGTCGGCGTCTCGCCGAAGCATTTCGCGCGGATCCAGCGGGTGCGGCGGGTTCTCGGGGAGATCGGGTCGGCGCCGATCGCCCAGGTGGCCGCGCAGGCCGGGTTCTATGACCAGTCTCATCTGGGGCGGGAGTTCCGGCAGTTGATGGGGGTGACGCCGGGCGCGTTCGCCGCCGGCCGGACGCCGGCCCCCCAACCCTGCGCCACGACAAAGGGTGCCTGA